One genomic segment of Pyruvatibacter mobilis includes these proteins:
- a CDS encoding M20 family peptidase gives MKRILLAGLALILVLVTVVLVRTLMFTPPAHEARTPVALEIDRERVAQRLAEAIRFRTISRQAPDAGDIAAFEAFKAWFGDTYADALAVMRKEEVAGHTLLLTWPGTDAAAQPVLLTAHYDVVPVIPGTEEDWQHPPFAGDIVDGVVWGRGALDDKGALVAIMEAVSLLVEQGFTPRQTVYFSFGHDEEIGGEKGAAGVAALLAERGIQLDWSLDEGSFILDGLIPGVTKPVAMINVAEKGYVTLDIIAHAEGGHSSLPPQDTAVTRLARALVQLSRSPVPGGLDGVTGEAYESIARHMPFTQRMAFANQWLFGGLVESMLTRLPAGNAMLRTTTAPTMLSASIKENVLPITATATVNFRLHPRDTVEGLVEHVTRAINDERVEVVARRGTPASPVARTDTQGFNAMATATRQMLGDVVITPGLTVAGTDSKHYGKVADNAYRFHPFIVGPADISTVHGTNEKLSVDNLMLGTGFYMHLLTSLAPEAVDIQGD, from the coding sequence ATGAAACGTATTCTTCTCGCGGGCCTCGCCCTCATTCTCGTGCTCGTGACCGTGGTGCTCGTCCGCACCCTCATGTTCACGCCGCCTGCCCATGAGGCGCGCACGCCGGTGGCGCTCGAGATTGACCGGGAGCGGGTGGCGCAACGCCTGGCCGAAGCGATCCGCTTCCGGACTATTTCACGTCAGGCGCCGGACGCAGGCGACATCGCGGCCTTCGAGGCCTTCAAGGCGTGGTTCGGCGACACCTACGCCGATGCGCTTGCGGTGATGCGCAAGGAGGAGGTGGCCGGCCACACACTGCTGCTGACCTGGCCGGGTACGGACGCCGCGGCCCAGCCCGTGCTGCTGACCGCCCATTATGACGTGGTGCCGGTCATTCCCGGTACGGAGGAGGATTGGCAGCACCCGCCATTTGCGGGAGACATCGTCGATGGTGTTGTGTGGGGCCGCGGTGCCCTTGATGACAAGGGCGCGCTGGTGGCGATCATGGAGGCCGTCTCACTGCTGGTGGAGCAGGGCTTCACCCCGCGCCAGACGGTTTACTTCTCCTTTGGCCATGACGAAGAAATCGGTGGTGAGAAGGGCGCAGCCGGTGTTGCGGCGCTGCTGGCCGAGCGCGGGATCCAGCTGGACTGGTCGCTGGACGAAGGCTCTTTCATCCTCGACGGCCTGATCCCCGGCGTGACGAAGCCGGTGGCCATGATCAATGTGGCGGAGAAGGGCTATGTGACCCTCGACATCATCGCCCATGCGGAAGGCGGGCATTCCTCCCTGCCGCCGCAGGACACGGCGGTGACTCGGCTGGCCCGGGCGCTGGTGCAGCTTTCCCGGTCGCCGGTGCCCGGTGGCCTCGACGGGGTAACGGGCGAAGCCTATGAGAGCATCGCCCGGCACATGCCTTTCACCCAGCGCATGGCGTTCGCTAATCAATGGCTGTTTGGCGGTCTGGTGGAAAGCATGCTGACGCGCCTGCCCGCGGGCAACGCCATGCTGCGCACCACCACGGCGCCCACCATGTTGTCGGCCAGCATCAAGGAGAACGTCCTGCCGATCACGGCGACCGCGACGGTCAATTTCCGGCTGCACCCGCGCGACACCGTGGAAGGACTCGTGGAACACGTCACCCGCGCCATCAATGACGAGCGCGTGGAAGTGGTGGCGCGCCGCGGCACCCCGGCGTCACCCGTTGCCCGCACCGACACCCAGGGTTTCAACGCCATGGCCACCGCCACCCGGCAGATGCTGGGCGATGTCGTCATCACCCCTGGCCTTACGGTCGCCGGGACCGACAGCAAGCACTACGGCAAGGTGGCCGACAACGCCTACCGCTTCCACCCCTTTATCGTCGGTCCCGCCGACATCAGCACCGTGCACGGCACCAACGAAAAACTGTCTGTAGACAATCTCATGCTCGGCACCGGCTTCTACATGCACCTGCTGACGAGCCTCGCTCCGGAGGCTGTGGACATACAAGGTGACTAG
- a CDS encoding enoyl-CoA hydratase/isomerase family protein codes for MIQLDRQDSVFTLTMDAGENRWNTTFVREFGKALDEVEASTGPAALVTRSTDAKFFSNGLDLDWVQDPDAHPEGGDREVFGGEFMALMGRIITLPVPTICAINGHAFGAGFMSALCHDIRIMREDRGFICANEMQIGLKIPSPELALFRHKLPANAFFETVQFARRWTGPDAQAAGVVQHVAALETLPELAHQLAEQMAPLGANRELFGDQKERLFGENAILNSPHGAAHLLKHSADYS; via the coding sequence ATGATCCAGCTCGACCGTCAGGACTCAGTCTTCACCCTCACCATGGATGCGGGCGAGAACCGCTGGAACACCACCTTCGTGCGCGAGTTCGGCAAGGCGCTGGACGAGGTGGAGGCCTCGACCGGCCCCGCGGCGCTGGTGACGCGGTCGACCGACGCCAAGTTCTTCTCAAACGGCCTTGATCTCGACTGGGTGCAGGACCCGGACGCGCATCCCGAGGGCGGTGACCGGGAAGTGTTCGGCGGCGAGTTCATGGCGCTGATGGGACGCATCATCACCCTGCCCGTGCCCACCATCTGCGCCATCAACGGGCATGCCTTCGGGGCAGGCTTCATGTCGGCGCTGTGCCACGACATCCGTATCATGCGCGAGGATCGCGGGTTCATCTGCGCCAACGAAATGCAGATCGGCCTCAAGATCCCATCCCCGGAGCTGGCGCTGTTCCGCCACAAGCTGCCGGCCAATGCCTTTTTTGAAACCGTGCAGTTCGCCCGCCGCTGGACGGGACCGGACGCGCAGGCCGCGGGCGTTGTGCAGCATGTGGCAGCGCTCGAAACCCTGCCCGAACTCGCCCACCAGCTTGCCGAGCAGATGGCTCCGCTCGGCGCCAACCGCGAGCTGTTCGGCGACCAGAAGGAGCGGCTCTTCGGTGAGAACGCCATTCTCAACAGCCCGCATGGCGCGGCGCACCTTCTGAAACATTCCGCCGATTACAGCTAA
- a CDS encoding SDR family NAD(P)-dependent oxidoreductase, with the protein MDAYKPLDRSIKGRTAIITGAASGMGRATAHLFAREGANVAVTDLRQDACDAVVAEIEEAGITTARAHALDVGDADAIKAVVARTAEEFGGIDIVVNNAGFALPVPLGEDGYEDSWDKSLSVMLTSHQRLVSAALPWLRRSDAARIVNVASTEGLGATPRNSAYVAAKHGVIGLTRAMAVEFGKEGITANCICPGPILTGITEAIPDEHKQVYANRRTALRRYGLPEEVANITLSVVLPAASYLTGVAIPVDGGLTIRNA; encoded by the coding sequence ATGGACGCCTACAAACCTCTCGACCGCTCGATCAAGGGCCGCACGGCCATCATCACCGGTGCCGCCAGCGGCATGGGCCGCGCGACGGCGCATCTGTTTGCCCGCGAGGGTGCCAATGTGGCGGTGACCGATCTGCGTCAGGACGCCTGCGACGCCGTGGTGGCGGAGATCGAAGAGGCCGGCATCACGACCGCGCGCGCCCATGCGCTGGATGTGGGCGATGCGGACGCCATCAAGGCGGTGGTTGCCCGGACGGCGGAGGAATTCGGCGGCATCGACATCGTCGTCAACAATGCGGGCTTCGCCCTGCCGGTACCGCTGGGTGAGGATGGCTATGAAGACAGCTGGGACAAGAGCCTCAGTGTGATGCTGACCTCGCACCAGCGCCTGGTGAGTGCGGCGCTGCCCTGGCTGCGCAGATCCGACGCCGCTCGCATCGTCAATGTGGCCTCGACCGAAGGGCTGGGCGCGACGCCGCGCAACTCTGCCTATGTGGCTGCCAAGCACGGCGTCATCGGGCTGACGCGGGCGATGGCGGTTGAGTTCGGCAAGGAAGGCATCACGGCCAATTGCATCTGCCCCGGCCCGATCCTCACCGGCATCACGGAAGCGATCCCCGACGAACACAAGCAGGTCTATGCCAACCGCCGCACGGCGCTGCGCCGCTATGGCCTGCCGGAGGAAGTTGCCAACATCACCCTGTCGGTCGTGCTGCCGGCGGCAAGCTACCTGACCGGGGTGGCGATCCCCGTGGATGGCGGGCTGACGATCCGCAACGCGTAG
- a CDS encoding glutathione S-transferase family protein translates to MLKLHFAPNSRAGRIVWLLEELGLPYELNKMAFHPKDLKSDAHRARHPLGRVPVLDDGDVSIYESGAIVEYIIERHKNGGLKPAVEDARYPDYLQWFHYCEGMVMPPINTIVVQTILLPPERRDETALAQAQRLLTKSLAPVEEALQGRDYLIGDFSAADVMLGHSIFMANRMGCVTDDMPNLKAYVARIAARPAFDKAINMQ, encoded by the coding sequence ATGCTCAAGCTCCATTTCGCACCCAATTCGCGCGCCGGACGCATTGTCTGGCTGCTGGAAGAGCTCGGCCTGCCCTATGAGCTCAACAAGATGGCGTTTCACCCCAAGGACCTGAAGTCCGACGCGCACCGCGCCCGTCACCCGCTTGGCCGCGTGCCGGTACTGGATGACGGGGATGTGTCGATCTACGAGTCCGGCGCCATCGTCGAATACATTATTGAGCGTCACAAGAATGGCGGCCTCAAGCCCGCCGTCGAGGATGCGCGGTACCCAGACTATCTTCAGTGGTTCCATTATTGCGAAGGCATGGTGATGCCGCCGATCAATACCATCGTCGTGCAGACCATCCTGCTGCCGCCGGAGCGCCGTGACGAGACCGCGCTGGCCCAGGCACAGCGCCTGCTCACCAAGTCGCTCGCCCCCGTGGAAGAAGCGCTTCAAGGCCGCGACTATCTGATCGGTGATTTTTCCGCCGCCGACGTGATGCTCGGGCATTCGATCTTCATGGCCAATCGCATGGGCTGCGTTACCGACGACATGCCAAACCTCAAGGCCTATGTGGCGCGCATTGCAGCGCGCCCGGCCTTCGACAAAGCCATCAACATGCAATAG
- a CDS encoding DUF2855 family protein gives MAQDFIVNRADLREAKMVDVPNADLQDGQVLLEVERFALTANNISYGMAGDMLGYWNFFPAADGWGRIPAWGIARVTRSAHPDITEGARFFGYMPMSHQVVMTPVDVSARGFSDGADHRAQLPPIYQEYLAVTPENGFDPSTDDLQCILRILFVTSMHLDDHLAAHDYFNANTLIIGSASSKTAIGLAWLAAKRPGLRVVGLTSAGNKEFVEGLGCYDTVLGYDEISSLDASAPSVYVDMSGNKAVLTDVHTHLGDTLKNSTGVGLTHWESAAAPDAAEELPGPTPDFFFVPTHMVEHRERQGLAAHDARISAGAAAFYDFIRPHLAITPHSFADMEKTYASLLGGLSPTAGHMVTVTA, from the coding sequence ATGGCACAGGATTTCATCGTCAACCGCGCGGATTTGCGCGAGGCCAAAATGGTGGACGTGCCCAACGCCGACCTTCAGGACGGCCAGGTGCTGCTTGAGGTCGAACGCTTCGCGCTGACCGCCAACAACATTTCCTATGGCATGGCGGGCGACATGCTGGGGTACTGGAATTTCTTCCCCGCCGCCGATGGCTGGGGCCGTATCCCCGCCTGGGGCATCGCCCGCGTCACCAGGAGCGCGCATCCGGACATCACCGAGGGTGCCAGGTTCTTCGGTTACATGCCCATGTCGCACCAGGTGGTAATGACGCCTGTGGATGTCTCGGCCCGCGGCTTCTCGGATGGCGCTGACCACCGTGCGCAGCTGCCGCCGATCTATCAGGAATATCTCGCCGTGACGCCGGAGAACGGGTTTGATCCGTCAACGGATGATCTGCAGTGCATCCTGCGCATCCTGTTCGTCACGTCGATGCATTTGGATGACCATCTGGCCGCGCATGACTATTTCAACGCCAACACGCTGATCATCGGCAGTGCCTCCAGCAAGACGGCGATCGGCCTCGCCTGGCTTGCCGCCAAACGGCCTGGCCTGCGCGTCGTCGGCCTTACCTCGGCGGGCAACAAGGAATTTGTTGAGGGGCTTGGCTGCTATGACACGGTGCTCGGCTATGACGAGATCAGTTCGCTCGATGCATCAGCCCCCAGCGTCTATGTGGACATGTCCGGCAACAAGGCGGTCCTGACAGACGTCCACACTCATCTGGGCGATACCCTCAAGAACAGCACCGGCGTCGGCCTCACCCATTGGGAGTCCGCCGCAGCGCCTGATGCCGCCGAAGAGCTGCCCGGCCCGACGCCTGATTTCTTCTTCGTGCCCACCCACATGGTAGAGCACCGGGAGCGGCAGGGGCTCGCCGCCCATGACGCCCGCATCAGCGCGGGGGCTGCGGCCTTTTATGATTTCATCAGGCCGCATCTCGCGATTACGCCGCACAGCTTTGCCGACATGGAAAAGACCTATGCGTCCCTCCTTGGCGGGCTGTCGCCGACAGCCGGCCACATGGTGACGGTCACCGCCTGA
- a CDS encoding TetR/AcrR family transcriptional regulator, with product MPDSRSFSRDLPVETATDHRNDQRGDHRGELRSSKDTKKRIAILDAVVRLIAEGGAKFTELSVSDIVQAAGVSRSTFYLHFSDKTGLIELLIDKLEEDLVEAAGLTNEVFYAESESSTRESLINLALYVRHNLRLFSAVYEVVATDPAIERRYHNMIRATVYQRRRTLADEKASGRVDPDTANFVPMALTWMVERTITQHVTAATKEDIVSDPAAMAMIDGLAQIILRSMRPQG from the coding sequence GTGCCGGACAGCCGATCCTTCAGCCGTGACCTGCCTGTGGAGACCGCCACGGACCACCGCAATGACCAGCGCGGCGATCATCGTGGTGAACTGCGCTCGTCCAAGGACACCAAGAAGCGCATCGCCATTCTCGATGCCGTGGTGCGGCTGATCGCCGAAGGGGGCGCCAAGTTCACCGAGCTGAGCGTGTCGGACATCGTGCAGGCGGCGGGCGTATCGCGCTCCACCTTCTATCTGCATTTCAGCGACAAGACCGGGCTGATCGAACTCCTGATCGACAAGCTGGAGGAAGACCTGGTGGAGGCGGCTGGCCTCACCAATGAGGTCTTCTACGCGGAAAGCGAAAGCTCGACGCGGGAATCGCTGATCAATTTGGCGCTCTATGTGCGCCACAATCTGCGGCTGTTCTCAGCCGTCTATGAGGTGGTGGCGACCGACCCGGCGATCGAGCGCCGCTACCACAACATGATCCGTGCCACGGTCTATCAGCGACGCCGCACGCTGGCCGATGAAAAGGCGTCAGGCCGCGTTGATCCGGACACCGCCAATTTCGTTCCCATGGCGCTCACCTGGATGGTGGAACGCACCATCACCCAGCATGTGACCGCGGCGACGAAGGAAGACATCGTCTCCGACCCCGCCGCCATGGC